Proteins from a single region of Candidatus Woesearchaeota archaeon:
- a CDS encoding DNA-directed RNA polymerase, whose amino-acid sequence MFYKVKVRDHIRVPPHMFNLSKKKAVLDNIRSSYENYISKDFGFAVAVVDVGTIKEGVIVPGDGAGYYESEFELLTFKPEVNELVYGKIRDITDFGAFMDIGGVEGMVHISQSMDDFVSFSKEKVLQGKKSGRSIKVGDRCRARIIAVSYKDLHNPKIGLTMRQEGLGRVEWLDETPVVAKEAAPKKKEKE is encoded by the coding sequence ATGTTCTACAAAGTCAAAGTTCGAGATCACATTCGCGTTCCACCACATATGTTTAACCTCTCTAAAAAGAAGGCAGTGTTAGACAATATCCGGTCTAGTTATGAGAATTATATCTCAAAAGATTTTGGATTTGCTGTTGCTGTTGTTGATGTGGGTACTATTAAAGAAGGTGTTATTGTTCCTGGTGATGGGGCAGGATATTATGAGAGTGAATTTGAACTTCTTACATTCAAACCTGAAGTAAACGAGCTAGTTTATGGAAAAATTCGCGACATTACTGACTTTGGCGCGTTCATGGACATTGGTGGCGTTGAAGGAATGGTACATATTTCTCAAAGCATGGATGATTTCGTTTCTTTTAGCAAAGAAAAAGTCTTGCAAGGGAAGAAAAGTGGTCGATCTATCAAAGTTGGTGATCGTTGCCGAGCTCGTATCATAGCTGTAAGCTACAAAGATCTTCATAATCCTAAAATTGGTCTTACGATGCGTCAAGAAGGACTTGGTCGTGTTGAATGGCTGGATGAAACTCCAGTTGTTGCAAAAGAAGCTGCACCAAAGAAAAAGGAGAAAGAATAG
- a CDS encoding DNA-directed RNA polymerase subunit E'', with translation MAKRKVCRSCKVFVEGTECPNCKTTSFIDTWKGRLYITDAAQSEIAKKVNHTQSGEYAIKVQ, from the coding sequence ATGGCAAAACGAAAAGTATGTCGCAGTTGCAAAGTATTTGTTGAGGGCACTGAATGTCCTAATTGTAAAACAACGAGCTTTATCGATACTTGGAAAGGTCGTCTTTATATTACTGATGCAGCTCAATCTGAGATTGCTAAGAAAGTGAATCATACTCAAAGCGGAGAATACGCAATAAAAGTACAATAG